One window from the genome of Amycolatopsis sp. NBC_01480 encodes:
- a CDS encoding MFS transporter, translating to MTITAPARRVKVAVAAAGFTSFALLYAPQPVLPQLAAQYHLDPAGASLAVSVATGALAISVLPIAALSEVVGRRPVILASVVLSTLLGLLLPLMPSYPLLLVLRAVQGVAIAGFPGVATAYLVERLGKKGVAAAVGAMIAGNSIGGMTGRLATGFTAGPLGWRGALYVVAGISLVCAVITVVTLPPSTPQADARRQTLRDVGAGLLAAVRKPVLLAQYGVALLAMGSFVALYNAAGFRLTGSPLNLSPAIASLVFLAYALGSVSSATAGRFAARIGRRRALSAALILMAAGAALTIPDSLPMVVLGFAVLTCAFFAAHSIANSWAAAEAPENARGQVGGTYTLMYYLGSSVVGSIGSAVYGQAGWAWLIGAVAGCLLLAVAAVWAGTAVRSPAPARRELAPR from the coding sequence GTGACCATCACCGCTCCTGCCCGACGGGTCAAGGTCGCTGTCGCCGCCGCCGGATTCACCTCCTTCGCCCTGCTCTACGCCCCGCAACCGGTGCTGCCGCAGCTGGCCGCGCAGTACCACCTCGACCCCGCCGGCGCCTCGCTCGCGGTCAGCGTCGCCACCGGCGCGCTCGCCATCTCCGTGCTGCCGATCGCGGCACTGTCCGAAGTGGTCGGCCGACGGCCGGTGATCCTGGCGTCGGTGGTGCTTTCCACGCTGCTGGGCCTGCTGCTGCCGCTGATGCCGTCGTACCCGCTATTGCTGGTGCTGCGCGCGGTGCAGGGCGTCGCGATCGCGGGCTTCCCCGGCGTCGCCACGGCGTACCTCGTGGAGCGGCTCGGGAAGAAGGGCGTGGCCGCGGCCGTCGGGGCGATGATCGCGGGCAACTCCATCGGCGGCATGACCGGACGGCTCGCGACGGGCTTCACCGCGGGCCCGCTCGGCTGGCGCGGGGCGTTGTACGTAGTGGCCGGGATTTCCTTGGTGTGCGCGGTGATCACGGTGGTCACGCTGCCACCGTCGACCCCTCAGGCGGACGCCCGGCGCCAGACCCTCCGCGACGTCGGCGCCGGACTCCTCGCGGCCGTGCGGAAACCGGTGCTGCTCGCGCAGTACGGCGTGGCGCTGCTCGCGATGGGCTCGTTCGTCGCGCTCTACAACGCGGCGGGCTTCCGCCTCACTGGCTCGCCGTTGAACCTGTCACCCGCCATCGCGTCGCTGGTGTTCCTGGCGTACGCGCTGGGCTCGGTCTCGTCGGCGACGGCGGGCCGCTTCGCCGCGCGGATCGGGCGCCGCCGCGCCTTGAGCGCCGCGCTGATCCTGATGGCGGCGGGCGCCGCGCTGACCATCCCGGACTCGCTGCCCATGGTCGTGCTCGGCTTCGCGGTGCTGACCTGCGCGTTCTTCGCCGCCCACTCGATCGCCAACAGCTGGGCCGCCGCCGAGGCGCCGGAAAACGCCCGCGGCCAGGTCGGTGGCACGTACACGCTCATGTACTACCTGGGCAGCAGCGTCGTCGGCTCGATCGGCAGCGCGGTCTACGGGCAGGCGGGCTGGGCCTGGCTGATCGGCGCCGTCGCCGGGTGCCTGCTGCTGGCCGTCGCCGCGGTCTGGGCGGGCACGGCCGTCCGCTCGCCCGCGCCGGCCCGTCGTGAGCTGGCGCCGCGCTGA
- a CDS encoding O-methyltransferase — MSSGTHAASAADPVGAEYVDGYLPDDDVLAAARARAADLGCSPLASGAGATLRFLAATVAARAVVEVGTGTGVSGLHLLRGMAADGILTSIDLEPEYQRAARKAFLEAGYPPGRTRLIVGRALDVLPRLTPGGYDLVFIDAARIEFPSYYEKGVALLRRGGIIAFHNVLAGGRVADPSRRDPETLALREVARAMREDERLVPALLPVGGGLLVAAAC, encoded by the coding sequence GTGAGTTCCGGGACGCATGCGGCCTCGGCAGCCGATCCGGTCGGCGCCGAGTACGTCGACGGGTACCTTCCCGACGACGACGTACTGGCCGCGGCGCGGGCGCGCGCGGCCGATCTCGGCTGCTCCCCGCTGGCCTCGGGGGCGGGCGCGACCTTGCGTTTCCTGGCCGCGACGGTGGCCGCGCGGGCGGTCGTGGAGGTCGGCACCGGCACCGGCGTCAGCGGCCTGCACCTGCTGCGCGGCATGGCCGCGGACGGCATCCTGACCTCGATCGACCTCGAGCCGGAGTACCAGCGCGCCGCGCGCAAGGCGTTCCTGGAGGCGGGCTACCCGCCGGGCCGGACGCGGCTGATCGTCGGGCGCGCGCTGGACGTGCTGCCGCGGCTCACCCCCGGCGGCTACGACCTGGTGTTCATCGACGCGGCGCGGATCGAGTTCCCCAGCTACTACGAGAAGGGCGTGGCCCTGCTGCGCCGCGGCGGGATCATCGCGTTCCACAACGTGCTGGCCGGCGGCCGCGTCGCCGACCCGTCCCGGCGCGACCCGGAGACGCTCGCCCTGCGTGAGGTCGCCCGCGCCATGCGCGAGGACGAACGCCTGGTCCCGGCCCTGCTCCCGGTGGGCGGCGGCCTGCTGGTCGCCGCCGCCTGCTGA
- the sigE gene encoding RNA polymerase sigma factor SigE, which produces MEVPAPLMQNADMPEAEPVAVDGGGEAAWTPPSWDEIVREHADRVYRLAYRLTGNAHDAEDLTQETFIRVFRSLASYKPGTFEGWLHRITTNLFLDMARRRSRVRMEGLPDDTDRIVGDDPSPEQVYTDTHLDPDLQAALDELPPEFRAAVVLCDVEGLSYEEIGATLGVKLGTVRSRIHRGRQALRASLERRRAQRDESAKVSV; this is translated from the coding sequence ATGGAGGTGCCTGCTCCCCTGATGCAGAACGCCGATATGCCCGAAGCCGAGCCGGTCGCCGTGGACGGCGGCGGCGAGGCGGCCTGGACGCCGCCCTCGTGGGACGAGATCGTGCGCGAGCACGCCGACCGGGTGTACCGGCTGGCGTACCGCCTGACCGGTAACGCCCACGACGCCGAGGACCTGACCCAGGAGACGTTCATCCGCGTCTTCCGCTCGCTGGCGTCCTACAAGCCCGGCACCTTCGAGGGCTGGCTGCACCGGATCACCACGAACCTGTTCCTCGACATGGCGCGCCGCCGGTCCCGGGTGCGCATGGAGGGGCTGCCGGACGACACGGACCGGATCGTCGGCGACGACCCGAGCCCGGAGCAGGTCTACACCGACACGCACCTGGACCCGGACCTGCAGGCGGCGCTCGACGAGCTGCCCCCGGAGTTCCGCGCGGCCGTGGTGCTGTGCGACGTCGAAGGCCTCTCGTACGAAGAGATCGGCGCGACGCTCGGCGTCAAGCTGGGCACTGTCCGCAGCCGGATCCACCGTGGCCGCCAGGCGCTGCGCGCCTCGCTCGAGCGCCGTCGCGCGCAGCGGGACGAGTCTGCGAAGGTGTCGGTATGA